Within the Prosthecochloris marina genome, the region ATCAATATTAACGATCGTAAAATGCAAAATATTTATATAACGATGAAGTGATCTTATCATTCTTCCCAAGAGAGTTTTTTTTTGCAAAACCTCAGATGAACAACTGAATATCGGCGTCGGCTGCGTACTCGAGAAACATGGCAGCTCCCGCGAACTCTACGCCGTCTATGAAGTCTTCTTTCGAAAATCCAAACACATCCATCGTCATCTGGCACGCGATAAACTTCACCCCACAATCGATACACAGCTCGCGCAGCTCCTCGATGGTCGCGACTCCTTTGTTTTTGAACGTTTCTTTCATCAAGCTCGTCGCCAGCGTGTCGAACCCCGGAACATTACCTGTTATGATTTTCGGTATCTGCCAGTTGATGTTCTGAAATCCCTCGTTGCC harbors:
- a CDS encoding DsrE/DsrF/DrsH-like family protein, whose protein sequence is GNEGFQNINWQIPKIITGNVPGFDTLATSLMKETFKNKGVATIEELRELCIDCGVKFIACQMTMDVFGFSKEDFIDGVEFAGAAMFLEYAADADIQLFI